CAAAAACAATCATGATTCACGTTCGATACAATGGTCAATCTTACGATATCAATCGTCAAAACCTTAACCTAAACGGCAACTTATCGACTACTGCAATCAAACAAGCTGTTGCTCAATACCTTGAAGTAGGTGCAGATAAACTGCAAGGTTATGTAGTAGATTTTCGACCCAGCGGTGATATCATCGTCCGACCTGAAGCCGTGTATGGATAGTATTGGGAAGTGAGAGGAGAGAATTGGGAAGTCAGATTTCTAAATCCCCTAACCATACAACTATACAACCATGCAAAAATATTTAGTAATCATCAATATAGGTATTGGCAACCCCATAAAACTAACCTTGGCAATAATGGAAGAAAATCATGGAAAAGCACAGCCAATACCTTTTTTAGAAAAAATAACAATAAATGAGGCTTAGATTTTGAACACCTCATAACAACGAGTTCTTTGAATACAAAAGATAAAATTAAAAAACAACATCGCACCCCAATCGTCAAAGCTTACATACTTTTTGACTGAAAATCAAGGTGTCGCAGGTTCGAATCCTGCCAACTCCACCATTTGTTAAAAACTTTGCCAACAGCTTATAGCTTTGGTAATAGCTGAAGTATAAATTAAGGTATGGAGTTGTAGCTCAGCAGGTAGAGCACTTAGTAAAACCGCTTTTACAACTTGTGCGAGACGTTGTTTTTTCCAAGATATTTTACCGCATCCCAACAGTCAAAGCTTACATACTAGCTCAATTGGTAGAGCAATGGATTGAAGATCCGTTTGTCGCAGGTTCGATCCCTGCGTATGACACGAACGCTTTTACGACTTATGCGGTAATTTTTATCAAATATACAGTAACACATTTATCAATATAAAGATGTAAAGACGTTTTAGTAAAACGTCTCTACTTCAAAATAAAAACGGCTTCGCACCCTCACCGTCAAAGCTTACATACTGTTTCGACTTTTAATCGAGAGGTCGTAGGTTCGATTCCTACCAGTTCCACAAAAAGTAAGAAAGGCGCATCCTCGTTTTCTCCTTGTAGGGAAAACACATAACAAAACCCTACAAGCCAGCGACAGGATACGTCATCAATGAAAAAGGGACTGTAGCTCAGTGGTAGAGCACTTAGTAACAACGCTTTAACAACTTGTGCGAAAGGCTGTTTTTTTCAAAAATATGACAAATAGCATAGTGCGAAACCGTCTGCCGTTTTTCGTCAGTCGTCCATCGTAAAAAAGGGTTCTTGTGGTAGCCAGGACATCCTGCCTGACTGTCTATCAGGCGACACGGGTTCGAATCCCGTAGGACCCGCTAAGTAAATCGATAATCCATTTTATAACCATACAAAAAAACACTTTAACACACTAAAACACCAACACCCTAACACAACAAAAAAGATAGCGGGGTAGAGCAGCGGCAGTTCGTTTGTCTCATAAGCAAAAGGTCGTGGGTTCGAGTCCCACCTCCGCTACCAATTGAAGAAAATAAATTATTGTATCCCAACATGTAAAGCATACATACTTGCCAAACTGGTATAGGCGACGGACTGCAAATCTGTTGAACGAAAGTTCATTGTGGGTTCGAATCCCACGTAACAACACACGCTTTTCTGACTTATACAATGATTTTATTTTAATGACTAGTTATTAGATACAGAACGTAACTATAAACACACAAATACAATTATCAACCTAAACACAAAAAAAATAGTGGAGTAGCGCAGCTGGTTAGCGCATCTGGTCTGGACCCAGAGGGCCGTAGGTTCGAATCCTATCTCTGCTACAATAATAACATTCATCACTACAAAATCATTTGACTATGAAAACATTACTACTTCAACTTTGGGAAAAATTCAAAGCACTGCTTGCATCCCACCCCAAAGGTGAATTCAAAGAATGGGAAGCAGGACACAAAGAAAAAGAGGCTTACAAACAAGAACGAGCCAAATGGAAAGCATTGCAGCAAATCAATATGCTTTTATAAAATTTAGATGGTAAGCAAGAGCAAAGGGGCAAGAAGTAAGAAATTTGTCTTACCTCCTGCTTCCTACATCTTGCCTCCTAAAAACCTTCAATCATGAACACACAAAATTTACAAAAACAGTTTGCCCGAATTGGAGCAAACCTTCAAATAGATGTCCAAAAGGAGAAAGGTGTAGAATCTTCTTTTACGCTTGACATTGTAGAAAATACCCGAAAGGAATATTTCAAACTGCAAGTCGTTCAGGCAGAAAAGGACAAAGAATTGGTGATTTATGCCACTGATATTCAGCCCAAACTGCGACACTTGATTTTGGTAGGAGTCAATGAAAACACTAACATCAATCCAAAAGACAACGATGTTCAGAAATTTCTTTGCGGACACGATGAGCGTCATTGGTTTGCAGCTTCGGTAAGCAATAATATTACCAAAGTACATCAAGCAATGGACGGCCTCAAACCTGCAATGGTAACGCAAGCATTGAAGCGAAAAGGGGTGAAACTCCAAAATCGCAACAAGCGACATAACAAAGCATTTATTCGACAAGGTGAATGGTTTTTCATTCCACAGCCTAAGATGGTGCTGCGAAAAGAAGAAACATTTATGGTTTTGAAAAATGAACCTTTGAGACGTGCAGGGGGTGGAAAACCACACATCATTCAAGAGGTTTTCCGAACTGGTGGAACACAAGTCTATGTTTGTTACAAATTTCGAGAAGGTTTGCTTGAAAAAGAATACCGAGCCTACCTGCAAACCAATCCAGAGGCAAAGAAATGGAGTTGGACAGTAATGCGTAGAAATCCAGGTGTTTATGCTCGTGGAACGGTCAAACACCTTGACCACGCTACAATTTACCTTCCATGTTGGCATCAAGTTGCCATGAATACGGAGGCACGTTCTGGAAGTTTGGCTTTCTTGGATTAGTCCTGATAAAACTTTGACAATGGCTCAGGCTTTGTCAATAGTTGAAGAAACAATAACCAAAAACATCGCGCCCCAACGCTGCAAAGCATACATACTAGCTCAACTGGTTAGAGCGTCAGAATTGGGTTCTGAAGGTTACAGGTTCAATCCCTGTGTTTAACAACACGGCTTTACCAACTTGCGTGATGTTTTTCTTTTATCATAAATTTATCAGATAACCCTGATAAATGCACAGATACGTAGAGACGTTTTAGTAAAACGTCTCTACAAACACAACAAAATAGGTGAGTAGCTCAGTCGGTTCAGAGCAACGTCTTTACACGGCGAAGGTCATAGGTTCGAATCCTATCTTGCCTACCATGTTTTAGAACTTTGGCAACAGTTTTCAACTTTGCCAACAGTTAAAAACAATCAAAAAAGCAGGTATAGCATATCGGTAATGTGAAGGTCTTCCACACCTAGGAGGAGAGTTCGATTCTCTCTACCTGCTCCAATTTTTAGTAGTAACTGCTGACAAGGTTTGCAACCGTTGTCAAAGTTTTGAAGGAATGCTCCTGTGGGCAAATGGTTAAGCCACTGCACTTTCTATGCAGTTATTGCGGGTTCGAGTCCCGTCGGGAGTTCAAGATTAGATATTAAGATATTGGCGTTTAAATATCTCAATATCCAATTTCAAGGGTGTATAACTCAGATGGCTAGAGTAGCTGACTTTTAATCAGCGAGTCGTAGGTTCGAGCCCTACTACGCCCACAAAATCAAGGAAATAGTCGCATCCCAACCGATAAAGCATACATACTACAGGGCGGTAGTAGGACAATTGGAGAGTCCGTTCCAAGTATTTGGAAAGATTGTGGGTTCGAATCCCATCTACTGATAAGTGTCACACGCTTTACCCACTTATGCGACTTATTTTTATAAAATTGAATTTGAACCTTGAATTTGAATTTTCAAAAAATGCTCTGGTAGCCCAATCGGCAGAGGCATACGGCTTAGACCCGTACCAGTGTGGGTTCGAATCCCACTCAGAGTACTGATTTTGTGAATAGTTGAATGGTGATTAGTGAATGGTTTTGAAAAAGCTAGTCATCAATCGCCAACTACAAAAAATAGGTAAGTAGCACAGTTTTGGTTAGCGCATCGCTCTGATAAGGCGAAGGTCATTGGTTCGAGTCCAATCTTACCTACTTCATATCCGATTCAGACTACAAAAGTTTCCAAAACTTTTGTAGTCTAATTTGAAGTGCTTAAAATTGGCTCGTAGCTTAATCGGCAGAGCAGCTGACTCTTAATCAGCGGGTTGTAGGTTCGAATCCTACCGAGCTAACTAAATCACAATAGTTTCCAAAAATTTTGAAAACTATTGTAATCTTCTGATAAACCAAAAAAACTATCATCCATGTTCAACTTCTTCAAAAATAAAGACAAAGCGACGGCATCCACTGCAATGGCTGACAACAGTCTTGAAGCACAATTGAATCAAGTAGATGTCTGTTTTGTGATTGACACAACGGGAAGCATGGGCGGTTTTATCAATGCAGCCAAAGCGCAGTTATTGAAGGTGTTGGAACGATTGTCGGCAAACAACGACATTAATCTGCAAATTGGTTTGGTTGAATATCGAGACCATCCGCCACAAGACAAAAGTTTTGTGACCCGTATTTACCCATTGACTGCTGACTTGAAAAAGATGCAAATGAACATCAACAAATTGCAGCCAAGTGGCGGTGGAGATGCGCCCGAAGCGGTGTATCAAGGTGTTTTTGATGCCTGCAAAAAGATGCAATGGCGTACACACAGTTGCCGTTTTGCCCTTTTGGTTGGTGATGCTCCGCCTCACGCTTTTGCAGCTTGGCTGAAGGAGGTGACGGGTGGTGCGGAAAGTTTTGCGAGTCATGGAGATAGTTGGGCGAATCAGTGTCCAAGTGGTTTGGATGTGTATTCGGTGACAGCTGCTGCGGAGGAAAATCGGGTGAAAGTCTATGGCCTTGCCATGACCACACCTGCTGCTCAAGTGCCTTTTGAAGTGATGGCAAAAATGACGGGTGGCGAGTGTTTTTTGAACAATCGAGGGGATGGAGTGATTCAAAAGATTGAAGCGATATTGAAGGGTGAGTTTGACCACATTTATTTTGATCAAAAAGTTTTGGAAGTGCTGACTGCAATGGAAACGGATGATAATGATTTTGAAGTGGAAGGTTTGGCGGAGAGATTGGAGGTGGCGGTGAATGATGTGGTGGCTTCGGTTTCGAGGTTGGGGAAACGTGGTTTTCTTTCTTAGATAGTAAGATGTCACTTCAAACTCTTAGCAATACAACAATTTAACAATAAAACAATTTTTAAAGCAATGACACAGATGACTAAAAATGAACGAGATTTGCGATTGGATATGCTAAACAGTCTGTTGACTACACCTCACCGTGATTTGGGGAAAGTAGCAGAATTGCACAGCGATATGCTCGAATTAGATCCATTGTTTTACGGTCACTTGGCGGTTTGGTATCAATACAACGGCGATGTTCGTGACCACAAAGAAGTGTTCATTGCCAACTTGCTGACAAGTGATGAGTCCGTTTTTCGAGATGCAGGTTTTGCGCTGTTGCAAGAATTGCCGCCTTACCAAGTGGCGAGAGTGGTGGATTTTATGAAGAAATTCAACAACAAAGTGCCTCGTTCTGCTCGAACTGCGGTGAAATATTACCTGCGTAAGCGAGAAGGAAAAGACCAATTTTTCGATAAAACGGTCGTGCGTGGACGTAAGGCAATGAAGCAATTGTATGCGGGTCTGCACATCAAGCCTTCAAAGCGAGCCGATGCGATTTTGTTCAAGAACGACCCACCAAAGGGAAGTTTGCCCTACATGGTGAAGCAGTTGGCGAAGGCGCAATCTGCTACTGAACAAGCGCAAATGATTGTGGAATACAACATTCCTTATACAGTGGCGGTCGGTACGGTGAACAAGCTGACTCCTACGGTTTTGGTGGCTTTGATTGGGGTGATGTCGCCACAAGAGGTGATTAACAATTTGAAGTCATTGAAAACCAGAGGGGCGATGGAACACCCAGAAGTCAAGGCTTTGATTGATAGCAAATTGGAGGAGGCTGCAAAGTCGAATCGGGTTTCTGCTTTCAAGGCACGAGTGGCTTCTGATGCAACGAAAATGGATGCCGAAACTACCGAAAAGTTGGAGAACATCACCAACGAACAAATCAAGCGCAAGGGTAAGATTCTGAAGTCAACGGCTTTGTTTGTGGACAAGTCGGGTTCGATGGAAAGTGCGATTGAGATTGGTAAGCGTTTGGCTGCGATGATTTCGGGGATTAGTGAATCGGATTTGCATGTATATGCGTTTGATTCTATGCCTTATGAAGTCAAGGCTCGTGGCGAGGAATTGACCGACTGGGAAAAGGCGTTTCGTTTGATTCGAGCAGGTGGTTCTACGAGTATTGGCGCACCTTTGGAGGCTTTGAGAGTGAAAAAGATAAGAGTGGAACAAATCATTATCGTGACGGATGAGGGTGAGAATGCGGCTCCTTATTTCACTAAGACCTACGAAAAGTATATGCAAGAATTGAAGACGGATGCGAATGTGATTTTGGTGAAGGTCGGTCATGCGAGTGGCTATATCGAGAAGCAAATGAAAGCGAAGCAATTGCCTGTTGATACGTTTACTTTCGGTGGGGATTACTACTCATTGCCGAACTTGATTCCGTTTTTGAATCGTCCATCTCGTTTGGAATTGTTGATGGAGATTTTGGAAATGGAATTGCCTGAGCGTCCTGCTGCAACTGTTGGCAAGGCGTGAAGCCGTTGCCAAAGTTTTGCACCCAAAAAAACGCATAGTTGAATGTTGATTAGATAGTTTGTTAAAGACCCTCGAAGTCGGTTGGTTTTGGGGGTTATTTTTCAATTTGGAAGCAAGAAGTAAGAGGCGAGAAGCGAGACAAAAAATAAAAATATTGATATAACAGGAGAGTTGTCCGAGTGGTCTATGGAGTCTCACTGCTAATGAGATGCACGAGTAATTGTGTCGAGAGTTCGAATCTCTCACTCTCCGCTTTTTTATAATTTTGTATAGGTATAATGGTGAATTTTGAATGATTTAGTTCTTTGATTTTGAGGATTGAAAACCAAGGAATGGTTATATTTGTTTTCTTTTTTCAACAAAATTTTGAACACAATTATGGTACAAGCAGAATTATATCAATCTGTTCTACATAAGTTAAGTTTGATTCCAATAGATTATCTGCAACAGATAGATAATTATTTGACTGATATTCAGGAGGGAATTAAAAATAAAGAGAAAAACCGCAATGCTATTCTTCAATTAGCTGGGGCATGGTCAGATATGAGTGAAACGGACTTTGAAGACTATTTGAATATTGCTAAAGATTCAGGTAATGAGTTGTTTAATAGAGAAGTAGAGCTATGAAACAAGCAATATTAGATACAGATACGGTTTCTTATTATTTTCGTGACCATACAAAGGTAATTGAGAAAATTGATACATATTTGGTTGAGCATGGATTTGTTCATATAAGTGTAGTGACTTATTACGAAATAATGAACGGTTTGATGTATAAGGATGCAAGAAGACAACTGGCAAAATTTGAACGATTTGTGCGGTTAAACAATGTAATTCCTCTTACATTGACATCGGCAAAAGTGGCAGCAGGTATTTATGCGAATCTAAGAAAAACAGGAAAACCGATTGGGCATAATGATGTGATGATAGCAGGGATAGCTATTGATAATGATTTGGTATTGGTTCCCAAATAAAATTTGCTAATTCTGAGAGCCATCCTTCAATATTAAATGAAAATTAATGAAATTGTAGGTTCAAATAAAATCTGCAATAAATGATTCCAGCAACTCAAAAACTCTACAACGACCAAATCCTCACCGAAGCTGCAAAACGCTTTGGGAGCTCCATGCAGCAAACAAAAGACTTAGGCGGTTTTGAAAGTTTTGTGTATGAGATAGAACGAGGAGATGGACAGCAATTTATTATGAAAATTACCCACAGTGTTCGCCGAACGAAAGACTATCTGATGGGAGAATTGGAGTTTGTCAATTATTTGGCAGTCAATGGCGTACAAACACCTGCTGCGATTTCTTCTGTGAATGGAGAGTTGATTGAAATGATTGAAGCAAAGGAAGGTTATTTTTTGGCTTATACGTTTGAGAAAGCGGAGGGAAGGTTGATTGAAGTAAAGGATTGGAGTGCAGATTTGCTGCAAGAATGGGGCAGAGTTTTGGGACAAATGCACCGTTTGACCAAAGATTTCACGCCTTCAAAACCCAAATACAAACGACAGGAATGGTGGGAGGATGATATGTTTGCGAATCGAAGAAAATACATTCCTACGGATGCAAAACATGAAAAGGCATTGGAAGTGATGGATGTTTTGTTGGAGCAGATTGCTGCTTTGCCAACAGCGAAAGACGGTTATGGATTGATTCACGGTGACTTGCATCAGAGTAATTTTTTTATAAACGAGCAGAAGAAAATCATTCCTTTTGATTTTGATGACTGTGAGTATCATCACTTTATAAACGACATTGCGATTGTGATGTATCATTTACTGCAAAACAATAAGTTTGGTTTTTTGCAGAAAGACAAAAAGGAAAGTGCAGATTTCATTTTGACGAACTTGATGGAAGGGTATTTAAAAGAGAATACTTTAGATGATTTCTGGCTGCAAAAGTTACCGCTTTTTGTACGAAAAAGGCGTGCATTGTTTTTGTCTGTTTATCATTTGATTTGGAAAGGGAAAGAGTTGAACGAGAATGAGTTGGAATGGATGGAGAGGCTTCGGAGAGAGGTGGAGGAAGAGGATAAACTGTTTTTTTAGATTCTTTAGGTGCTATTGATGTTTGGGTGATGCTTTGAATGTCTGTTGGGGGAATAGGTGATTTCATTTTTATTTCAATTTACATTTTGATTGTTTCTGGGAATGCGGCGACGATGGTTGTGTCGCACTGGTCTGTAAAACCAGCACTCACAAGGTTTAGTAGGTTCGAGTCCTATCATTCCCACTATTTGGAAGCGAGATTAGAGAATCGGGAGAGAATATCTCACTTCCCACTTCTCTATTCTGTCTTCTAAAAAAAAAAGAAGGTGCCACAGGTTGGTCTGTAACTGGTCTTGAACACCAGGGTATCTTTACGGATAGGGGTTCGACTCCTCCACCTTCTGCAACAAAATCGTGACCCAACATTTTAGAGCTTACATACATTTAGTACGAGAGGAACAGTACCGTTTTGGGGTTGAAAAACTCAACTCAAAGGACGGGCGAGAAGGTTTGGGCGACAGAAGAGTCGGGAAGGTGGGCTTGAAGGTAGCCATCCTTTAAAGAACGTGTAATAACGCACCCGCAGAGAAGCCTCAAATTGATGCACGCTTCGCTCTGATAACTTGCACGATTTTTTTTTTAAGAAGTAGGAAGTATGACTTAAACACCTAAACACAAAAAAAAATGGAGGGATAGCTCAGATGGTAGAGCGTTTGTTTGAAGCACAAAAGGTGGTCGGCTCGGTACCGACTCTCTCCACAAAATCGGATATTGGATAATAGATATTTTTGAGTATCCAATATCCAATCTTGCCCTGTGGTGTAAATGGCTAACATACGAGCCTTTGAAGCTTGAGTTCAGAGTTCGATGCTCTGTGGGGCGACTTATAACAGCAACAGGAATTTTGGGTTTCGGAGGAATTGCTCATTTATAGTGGATAAAAGCAATTCTCGTTTGGAATTTTTATTCCTCCAAATCCACAAATTCTTGTTTAAAATTACCAAATCAAAATGGAAAAGGCATACAAAATAGCGGCTCTATCTGTGAAACAACGTTTTGCGGAGCATCAGCCTGAATACTTAGAGGTATTGAAGCGGATTCGGAAGGGGCAAGTAGTGGTGTTTTCGGGAGATTACGACCAAGCCGAAAAGGTGTTGGAAGTACTGAAAATTCCTACTGAGGTGAACCCTAACAAAAATGGATTGATGAAAGCCGATATTGCTTTTGTGAACTGTTCGGGTAAGTATGATGAAGTTTTGCTGAATAATATTGAAGCTTTTGTACGACAAGGTGGTTGGTTGGTGAGTTCTGATTGGGCTTTGGACAAGATTTTGGAAACGAAATTCGAGGGCATGGTACGTTGGAATCGGAAGAATACGGGGACGGAAGTGATTTCTGTTGAGCCTACTATG
The Chitinophagales bacterium genome window above contains:
- a CDS encoding VWA domain-containing protein translates to MFNFFKNKDKATASTAMADNSLEAQLNQVDVCFVIDTTGSMGGFINAAKAQLLKVLERLSANNDINLQIGLVEYRDHPPQDKSFVTRIYPLTADLKKMQMNINKLQPSGGGDAPEAVYQGVFDACKKMQWRTHSCRFALLVGDAPPHAFAAWLKEVTGGAESFASHGDSWANQCPSGLDVYSVTAAAEENRVKVYGLAMTTPAAQVPFEVMAKMTGGECFLNNRGDGVIQKIEAILKGEFDHIYFDQKVLEVLTAMETDDNDFEVEGLAERLEVAVNDVVASVSRLGKRGFLS
- a CDS encoding type II toxin-antitoxin system VapC family toxin, with amino-acid sequence MKQAILDTDTVSYYFRDHTKVIEKIDTYLVEHGFVHISVVTYYEIMNGLMYKDARRQLAKFERFVRLNNVIPLTLTSAKVAAGIYANLRKTGKPIGHNDVMIAGIAIDNDLVLVPK
- a CDS encoding phosphotransferase, which encodes MIPATQKLYNDQILTEAAKRFGSSMQQTKDLGGFESFVYEIERGDGQQFIMKITHSVRRTKDYLMGELEFVNYLAVNGVQTPAAISSVNGELIEMIEAKEGYFLAYTFEKAEGRLIEVKDWSADLLQEWGRVLGQMHRLTKDFTPSKPKYKRQEWWEDDMFANRRKYIPTDAKHEKALEVMDVLLEQIAALPTAKDGYGLIHGDLHQSNFFINEQKKIIPFDFDDCEYHHFINDIAIVMYHLLQNNKFGFLQKDKKESADFILTNLMEGYLKENTLDDFWLQKLPLFVRKRRALFLSVYHLIWKGKELNENELEWMERLRREVEEEDKLFF